Below is a genomic region from Campylobacter geochelonis.
GCTGGCGATGAGCAAATCGTGGTAGAAAACGAGCAGTTTAACCACCTAAAAGCAAGGCGTGCAAAACTTAGCGAGCGAATCGATGTGCGAAATTTAAAAGATGGATTTAACTACATCTATGAGATACGAGAAATCGGACGAAAGAGTGCAAATTTAGAGCTTATTTTTAAAAATAGCGTCGCAGAAATAGAGCATAAACTAAGCTTAGCATGGGCGGTAGTTGAGTCAAGTGTTATAGAAAAAACCTTGCCAATGCTCAATGAAATGGGCGTTTTTAAGTTAATTTTTGTGTATTGTGATTTTTCGCAAAAAAACATAAAGCTTGATTTGGATAGATTTGAACGGATTTTAATCGCTTCATCGCAACAATGCGGGCGAAATTCGCTTTTACAAATCGAAGTTTTAAAAGATAGCAAAGAGTTTTTTGATAAATTTAGCCAAATTTCTCTTATAGATTTTGGTGGGAAAAATTTAGCAAATGCAACTTTAGATGAGATTTTTTTCATCGGTCCAGAGGGTGGTTTTAGCCAAGAAGAAAGAGAGCTTTTTAACAAATCATATGGTTTAAACTCGCCTTATATACTTCGTTCAAACAGCGCTATAGTCGCAATCGCTTCAAAAATGCTTTTATAAATTTGATTTTTTAAGTTTTTTTTAGTATAATCAACTTTCGCTTTAAAATTCAAAAACTAATATCCAAAAAAGGAAAAATCATGAAAAAAGATATTCATCCAGAGTATGTTGACGCAACTGCAACATGCGCATGTGGAAACACTTTTAAGACTAAATCAAACAAAGCTGAAATCAGAGTTGATATCTGTTCAGAGTGCCATCCGTTTTTCACAGGCAGTGAAAAGATAGTTGACTCAGCTGGTCGTGTTGAGAAGTTTAAGAAAAAATACGGCATAAAATAAGCCTTGCTTTACTTTGTTCCTACTCCCATAGGAAATTTATCAGACATCTCGCAGCACTCTTTGGAGATTATCTCAAGCTGCGAGATTGTCTTTTGCGAAGATACTCGCGTAACAAAATCTCTTATAAATTTACTAAAAACTAGATATAACTTAGAAATAAAAGATAAAATTTTTTACTCGCTACACTCACACAATGAAGAGAGTTTTTTAAAAAACATCGATATAGAAATTTTTTCTAAAAAATGTGTTTATATGAGCGATGCTGGAATGCCTTGTATTAGCGATCCTGGTGTTGGGCTAGTTAAATTTGCTCAAGAAAATGGCATAGAGTATGAAGTCATAAGTGGGGCAAACGCGCTTTTACTTGCAGTTGCCGCAAGTGGGCTTGTGGAAAAAGAGTTTACTTTTTTGGCATTTTTACCAAATTTAGGTAAAGAGCGAGCGATAGCGATACAAAATGCGCTAAATTCACCATATCCAACTGTCATATATGAGTCGCCAAAACGCATTTTAAGCTTAGTTGAAGATATCGTTAAACTTGATGAAAACAGAAAACTTTTTCTCATAAAAGAGGCAAGTAAGAAATTTGAAAAGAAATTTTTTGAAACCTCACTAAATTTAGTTAAAATTTTAAAAGATGAAAATTTAAATGGCGAGTGGAGTGTTGTCGTGCAAAAATCCCCAAATTCTACAGTAGAGCGCATAAATTTAAAAGATATCGAAGAGCTTGAAATTCCTCCAAAACAAAAAGCCAAACTACTTTCAAAGCTAACTGGCGAAAATTCTAAAGAGATATACAAAAAACTAACAAAATAAGACAAAATTTAAGAACTTTTTTGCTATCATTGCATAATGATTATCTATGGAAAACAACTATTTTTACATCTATTAGAGAAGCATAAAGAGAAAATTATAAAAATTTACCTTGCAAAAGAGTGCGAAAAACCACTTTTTAGCAAAATTGCAAAGCTTGGCGTCAAAATCGAAAGGCCAGATACCAAAAAAGCACAAGCTTTAGCAAGAGGTGGAAATCATCAAGGCTTTTTAGCCGAGGTTGAGCCGTTTGTTTTTGGCGATTTAAATGAGCTAAAAAAAGAGAATTTTATAGTTATCCTGTATGGTCTTAGTGATGTTGGAAACATCGGTGCTATCGTAAGAACAGCTCATGCTTTAGGTGCGAGTGGAGTTATCGTTGTAGCTAAGAGTTTAGCAATGGAGGGTATAATTCGCACTAGCAGTGGCGCTGCTTATGAAATACCTATTTGTATGGTCGAAGATGGACTAAGTCTGTTAAACGAGTTAAAACAAGTTGGTTTTTCAGTTTATGGCACAGCAAGTAGTGGTAAAAATTTGAGTGGGTTTAAATTTAAACCAAAAGTTGCTCTTGTAATGGGTAGTGAGGGCGATGGAATGCCTAAAAAAGCCTATGAAAAGTGCGATGAGTGCGTTGGGATAAAGATGAAAAATAGTTGGGATTCTTTAAATGTAAGCGCTGCGTTTGCGATAATTTGCGATAGGATAGTAAATGGATGAAAATGTCATAAAAAATCCTTTAAAAAGGATTGAAGAGATAGGCGTAAGAGAAGTTTCAAAAGCTACACATATCGAAACTGAATATATAGAGTACATTTTAGATAAAAATTATGAAAAACTCGTCGGGAAAAATGCAAAAGGCTTTATAAAGATAATAGAGCGTGAGTATGGGTTAAACTTGCAAGAGTGGCTTGATGAATACAACGCGTTTCGTGGCGAAAACAGTAGCGATGATGGAAAAGTGTTTGCAAATTCTGTTACACAAAATGAGATAGTTATAAAAGATCATAAAAAAGCTCCAAGCTTTTTGCTTTGGTTTGTGATTTTGATAATTTTGGCATGGGCGGTTTATTACTTTAAGCTTTATGATTTAACAGCAAAATTTCTATCAACAGTAGGCGAGCAAAACAGCAGTATTTCGTACACAAACGCAACTATAGTTGAAAAAGTAGAAAACAAACTTGAAAATGTTGGCGTTACGATTCCATTAGAAAATGCCTCACATCTAAATGCAAACATAACAACAAAAGATGAGAACAAAACAGAGCCTAATGTCTTAGAAAAAACTATTATGTTAGAGACAAACTCAACTTTACAAGATGATGAAAATGCAACAAAACAACTAAATTTAGATGATGAAAAAAGTGGTGAGCAAACAGCAGCTAGTATAATTCCAAGCGAAAAGATGTGGATAGGGATAATTGATGTAAAAACTGGCAAAAAAACTACTATGATTACAACTAAAAAGTATGATATAGACTTAGAAAAAGAGCAGTTGGTTTTAACAGGACATGGGTTTTTCAAGCTGGATAGTGGAGATAAAAACGAGCAGTTTAAAGACAAAAATCCAACAAGGCTTTATATAAAAGATGGTAAAATCTCGCAGATTAGCTATGATGAGTTTTTAAAACTAAATAAGGGAAAAGCTTGGTAAAAAAGGCACTTTTTATACTATTATTTACTGGATTTGTTTTTGCTGCTACACCAGAGCAAGTGCTTGTAAATTTAGGCGGAGCTGGTTTGGTCGTAGATGATATGGTCGATGAAAATTCAAATCCTGATATATCAAAAATAACCAAAAGTTTGCAAGATAACGGAAAATTACAGCTTTTAGTCGATAAAAAAACAAAAACAGTGTTAAATTTCAACTCAAACGCAAATGGAGTTTTGCTTCTTAAAAGCATAGAAAATATGATATCAAATTTAAGATATGGCGACTATCAAAACCTAAATTTTGTAAACGATGAAAACTCTTCTTACTCGATAGTTGTGAATCTAGATAGAATCCCAAACCCTGGCGAAATTTATAAAGAGCTTAAAAAGAGTAATATTTTTATAAATGATGTTAAAAAAGGAGCCGGTTCTTTTACTTACTTTTTAGATTTATCCAAAGCAAGCATATATGCGACCGCTTTTGGAAGCGAGTATAAAAAGCCAACCAAGCCATATTTTATAAATGTAAATGGCAAAAAAACTGTATCTATAGAAGTTCAAGAGGGCGATACGTGGCACCCAAGTGTGAAAATTTTTGATAAAAACTTAAATTTAATTGACTCGTTGGTGCAAGACAGCCCACAAAAATCTATAAATTTTGAACTACCAGAAAATGCACACTACATACAAGTCGATGATGGTAGCAGCTTAGAAAACATACAAAAAGGGCTTAAATTTAACCTACAATAAGAGGAGTTTTTAATGTTTGATGAAATTCGTTTTAACAGAATTGAAAGATTACCAAACTATGTCTTTGCAGAAGTAAATGCCATAAAAATGGCAGCTAGACGAAATGGCGAAGATATTATCGATTTTTCTATGGGAAATCCTGATGGCAGAACGCCACAACACATCGTTGATAAACTTTGCGAAAGTGCGCAAAAGGATAAAACGCATGGATATAGCGTATCTCAAGGAATTTATAAACTCCGCGTTGCGTGTTGTAATTGGTATAAAAGAAAGTATGGCGTAGAGCTAGACCCAGAAACCGAAGTAGTCGCAACTATGGGAAGCAAAGAGGGTTTTGTTCATCTTACAACAGCTATTATAAACCCAGGCGATGTCGCCGTTGTGCCAGATCCTGCGTATCCGATTCACACTCAAGCATTTATCATAGCTGGCGGAAATGTCGTTAAAATGCCACTTCCATATAGCCAAGAGTTAAAGTTAGATGAGGAAAAATTCTTTCAAGATTTAGAAACAGCATTTAAAGAGAGTATCCCAAGACCAAAATATGTAGTGGTAAATTTCCCTCACAACCCAACAACAGTTACAGTAGAAAAAAGCTTTTACGAAAGATTAGTAGCTTTGGCAAAAAAAGAGCGTTTTTATATCATCAGCGATATCGCTTATGCTGAACTTGCATTTGATGGGTATGAGACTCCATCGATTTTTGAAGTTGAGGGCGCAAAAGATGTAGCGGTTGAGACATATACGCTTTCAAAAACTTATAATATGGCTGGCTGGAGGGTTGGTTTTGTTTGTGGAAACAAAAAGTTAGTTGGAGCGCTCAAAAAGATAAAATCATGGTTTGATTATGGTATGTTTACGCCGATTCAAGTAGCAGCAACCGTAGCGCTTGATGGACCACAAGAGTGCATAAGTGAGACTAGAGCGATTTATAGAAAAAGAAGAGAAGTCTTGCTTGAAGCATTTGATGGGGCTGGTTGGAGTATTCAAAGACCAGATGCGTCGATGTTTGTTTGGGCTAAAATTCCAGAGCCAGCGCTTCATTTAGGTAGCTTAGAATTTTCAAAACAGCTTTTAACGCAAGCGTGCGTTGCGGTTAGTCCAGGAGTTGGCTTTGGCTCTGCTGGAAATGACTATGTAAGAATTGCGCTGATTGAAAATGAAAACCGCATTCGCCAAGCAGCAAGAAATATCAAAAAATATCTCAAAGAGATAAAGAGCTAGGAGTTAAAAATTATATGAATGTAGCTATTTTAGGGGTTGGAACGGTTGGAAGTTCTGTTGCAAATATATTAAAAAGAAACCAAGATATTATTTCGGCTCGCGCCGGTATGAAGATAAATCCAGTCGTGGGCGTGGTTAAGGATTTAAACAAAAAAAGAGATTGCGATATACCTTTAACAGACGATATAAATAGCGTTATAGCAAGAGATGATATAGATGTTTATATCGAGCTTATGGGTGGAGTTGAAGAGCCTTACCGCGTAGTTAGCCAAATTTTAAAGAAGAAAAAAGCAGTCGTTACGGCCAACAAAGCTATGCTTGCTTACCATAGATATGACTTGCAAAATTTAGCCAGCGATACGCCATTTGGCTATGAAGCAAGCGTGGCTGGTGGAATTCCAATCATAAAATCGCTTCGCGAAGGACTAAGCGCAAACCATATAAAAAAAATTATTGGTATATTAAATGGCACGAGCAACTACATCTTAACAAATATGATGAAAAATAGTTCTAAATTTGAAGATGTCCTTAAAAAAGCTCAAGAACTAGGATACGCTGAAGCTGATCCGACCTTCGATATAGGCGGGTTTGATGCAGCACACAAACTGCTTATTTTAGGCAGCATTGCATATGGCGTTCGTGGAAAGCCTGAAGATATACTGATAAAAGGTATCAAAAACGTCTCATCAGAGGATATATTTTTCGCGCTTGATTTTGACTATGTTATAAAACTTTTAGCCATAGCTAAAAAAACAGATGGCAAAGTCGAGCTTAGAGTCCATCCAGCCCTAATCCCAAAAGATAATATCATCGCAAAAGTAAATGGTGTAATGAATGGCATAAGCGTTTATGGAGATGCAGTTGGCGAGAGTATGTATTATGGACCTGGAGCTGGTGGAGAAGCGACCGCAAGTTCGGTTATAGCAGACTTAATCGATATCGCAAGAGGTAACAAAAACCCAATGCTAGGCTATCAGCCAACTTCTAAGCTCGAAGAGTTAGAATTGCTCCCTATAAATGAGATAAAAACTAAATATTATCTAAGACTTAGAGTTGAAGATAGAGTTGGAGTTTTAGCTAAAATCACAAATTTAATGAGTGAAAACCACCTATCAATCGATAGTTTTTTACAAAAGCCACGCCAAAGTAGCGATGAGTATACGACGCTATTTTTTACAACTCATATTAGTTTAGAAAGCGATGTTAAGCGAGTTATGGGGCTTTTGCAAAATGAGCCGTATGTGAAAGAGCGACCATTTATGATTAGGATTGAGGGCTAAGTTGGGGCTAAAAGAGTATCTTTTTGGCTTTAAAAGTGAAGATAAGGCTTGTGAATATCTAAAGAAAAACGGCTTTGAGGTAATTAGGCGAAATTTCCACTCTAAATTTGGCGAGATCGATATCATCGCTAAAAAAGATGAAATTTTGCATTTTATCGAGGTAAAAGCGACAAATGCGGAGTATGAAGCTGTTTACAGAGTTACTCCAAAAAAATTAGAAAAGATTTTAAAAACGGTAAATTTCTACCTTTTAAAAGAGGGTTTGGAAGCGGATTTTCAAGTAGATGTTATAACGATAGATAAAAAATCTACCAAATTTATAGGAAACGTTACTGCTTGAATTTATATTGATATTTAATTAATAAAGAATAATGTATAATTTAAGAAAAATTTTAAGGAGAAAATATGGGAAAATATATTGAGCTTTCATCAGCAAATTTTGATGTTGCAAAAGAGGGTGTCGCACTTGTCGACTTTTGGGCGCCTTGGTGCGGACCGTGCAGAATGCTTGCACCAGTTATAGATGAGTTGGCGGCTGATTTTGATGGAAAAGCTAAAATTTGCAAGGTAAACACAGATGAAGAGCAAGATTTAGCTGTTGAGTATGGCGTAAGATCTATACCTACTCTATTATTTTTTAAAGATGGTGAGTTAAAAGATCAGCTTGTTGGTGCGCAATCAAAGCAGATTATTAGCGAAAAAATCAAATCACTTTTATAAAATTTAGAGCCTAAATTTAGGCTCTAAACAAAATTTTATTATTAATTTAATTTTTTGTAAAATTTTCTTCATAATAAAATTATAGGAGATAAATATGTTAAATTTAGCTATTATCGGCGGTGGACCTGCTGGACTTGCGGCTGGACTTTATGCGACAAGAGGCGGACTAAAAGATGTTGTGATGTTTGAGCAAGGAATGCCAGGCGGACAAATCACATCAAGCTCAGAGATGGAAAACTACCCAGGCGTTGCAACCGTGCTTGATGGCATGAGTTTTATGGCGCCATGGCAAGAGCAATGTTTTAGATTTGGTTTAAAACACGAGATGGCATTTGTCCAAAGAGTAAGCCAAAACAGCGACAAGACTTTTACTATACATTTAGATGATGGCAAAACACAAATCGCAAAAGCAGTCATCGTCTGTACCGGTTCGGAGCCAAAAAGAGCTGGATTTAAGGGAGAAGATGAGTTTTTTGGGCGTGGTGTTAGTACATGTGCAACTTGCGATGGATTTTTTTATAAAAATAAAGAAGTAGCAGTTCTTGGCGGTGGCGATACAGCTATCGAAGAGGCGCAATACCTTGCAAACATCTGCTCAAAAGTTTATCTGATTCACAGACGCGAGGGCTTTCGTGCAGCTCCGATAACTCTTGAAAAAGCTAGAAAAAATGAAAAAATAGAGTTTTTGCTTAACGCTGTAGTCGATGAGGTTTATGGTGATAAATCAGGCGTAAATGGCGTGATAGTTAAATTTAAAGATGGAAGCACAAGAGACTTAAAAGTGCCTGGAATTTTTACTTTTGTAGGGCTAAATGTTAGAAATAGCGTTATAAAAGATGAGGCTGGTAAATTTATATGCGATGTAAATGAAGCTGGGCAAATAGTTGTAAATTTAAAAATGCAAACAAGCGTGCCAGGACTTTTTGCTGCTGGCGATATAAGAATCGATGCTCCAAAACAAGTAGTATCAGCAGCTGCTGATGGTGCAGTTGCAGCACTTTCTGTAATAAGCTATATAGAAGCAAATCACTAAAATTAACAAATAAGGCTAAGTTTAGTTAAATTTAGCCTTAAGTTTTTTTATTTTACCATTTTTTAAAAATCTATTTTATCTTTTGTTTGATTAGTTATCTTTATTTTTACATCTTTTGAATTTTTTGTAAATTTAATAGTGTGCGATTTTAACCTTTTTTAAAAAGAGTTTTCTTGCCTTTTGTTTTAATGATTAAATTTGAGTTGTTATATCATCAAAAGGTTTAAAAATATAAACAAAATCAGGTAAATGTGTTTGCTAATTTTTAAGTAAAATTTAGTAGATTTTTTGATTGTGTTTTAAATTTATCAAACAAGCCAAGCGAATTTATTATATGATAAGTAAACAACTATATTAAAAGCAAAGATTAACATAAAAGTGGGTGCGATTTTCTCGCACCATAAATCTTAGTGTCCTACGACTATATATTTAAAAGCAAGTCTTTGAAGTGTGCCATCGGCTTTAAATTTAGCTATAGCTTCACTCATCTTCTTTCTTAACTCTTCATTTTCGCCTTTTTTAAAGGCTATAGCTTCGCCATCATCATCAAAACTTTCGATTTTTTTAAGTTCTATATTTTTATACTTTTCCATGATGGAAATATCTTTTTGCTTATGACCAAGATATTTGTTATAAATAACTGCTGGCGTGTGGACTGATTCGATTATAAGTGCATCGGCTTTTTTGGTTTTAAGAGCTTCAACGGCGCGAGCAAGATTGTTATGTGTGATTAAGATATTAGCATCTGGGATAGATTTTGCTATATTTACAGCGGTGCTACTATCTGTTACAACTGCGATTGTCTTGCCTGATAAGTTTGACATTTTTGTGATACTTTTATCATCAGTTCGTTTATAAGCTATCATCTTTGCATCAAAATACGGCTCTGTAAAGTCAAGCCAAGCTTTTCTGCTATCGGTGATAGTTATAAAAGCTATCGCAAAATCAACCTTACCGCTAACTATCGCTGCTGGTAGTTCAGAAAATTTCATGCTCTCTATTTTGTATTTAAAGCCAATCTCTTTAGATAAAGCCTCTAAAAGTTCTATCTCATAACCAGTAGGATTGCCTTTATCATCTGTATAATTTATAGGTGGATAGTAATCGATTCCTACGGTATAAACTTTTGCCCAAGCACTCGAAAGAAGAAAGACACTAAGTGCAAATATCTTAAAAATTTTATTCATCATAACCTCCTTAAAAGTTAAATTTTGATCTATCTTAAAGCTAAATTCTTGTTATAAAAAGCTATATAAATCATCAAGCAAGAAATATTTTCTATCAACTGTACCCTTGTAAAATGGTTCAAAAGTTTCAGCATATGCTTTTTTGAAAAATCCATCTTTGCTTAGTCTGATTAGGTTTTGATCAAGAAATTTTCTCAAACTATCGTTGCCTTTTTGAACGCCTATACCAAAGAAATATGTCGAACCGACACTTTTGATATTAACTTCAACTTCTTCATCGATAAGTGGATAGATAAATACTATCAAGTTATCATCGGCGTAAGCATCGACTTTGCCTTCTTTTAGCATTCTGTAGCAGTCTTTTTCTGCCGCACAAGATACCATGTTATATCCTTTGTTGCTAAAATACTCCTCAGGAACGCCACCTTTAACAGCTGCTATTTTTTTATCTCGTATATCGCTAAGGTTTGTAACTTTATCGCCTTTTTTTGTTAAAACAGCTAAATTCATAGAAAAATATGGTGTGCTAAAGTCTATAACCGCTCGTCTTTCCGGCGTCATAGTAAATCCCCATATAACCATATCAACTTTGTTTTGCTCTAACGCGCCAATTCTTTGAGCAACAGACATGCCGACAAACTCAACCTTCCCAGAACTACCTTCAAATATAGAATTTGCTAGCTCTTTAGCAAACAATATCTCAAAACCTTCAAAGCTTCCATCTTCATTTTGTTTACTAAAAGGCGCCCAACCAGTTGCCACTCCGATTCTTACAACGCCTGCTTTTCTAATATCATCAAGCGTATTTGCAAATGAAAATGTTAGAAATAACGCACAAACTAGAAATATTTTATTCATATTTCCCCTTCCTTTTTTAATAATTTTTTACTATAAACTTATTTTACTATAAATTCGCAAATAAATTTATAAAAGTTTTATTTAAAATTAACTAAACTTATTTTTTATTGATTTTACTTTAAGATATAATTAAACTTTTCTGATTTCGATATTAATGTGGAGTTATAAAAATACAATCTAAATTTGTTGTTTTAAAACGAGATAAAATATTTTATCGCATTATAAAATAGCTACTAGTTTTTAACTGCAAAATATAAAAGTTAAATTTAACCACCTTATTATCTAAATTTTGTTATACTCTTTACTAAAATTTCTGAAATTTCAAGGGGCAAAAATGATAAATATCGGAATTCACGGCGGAAGCGGTAAAATGGGCAAGATGATATACGAGTGCTTAAAAATAAGCCAAGTAGCAAAAGCGAGTGTGATTTATACTATCGAACCGTTAGATTTCACGCCAGAATGCGTAGTCACAGACAGTCTTGATGAGTTGTTTAAAAACTGCGATGTGGTTGTTGATTTTACTATCGCCAATGGTGCGATAACGCTTCTTGAGTTTGCTAAGGCTCATCCAAAGCCAATCGTTATGGGAACGACTGGACTAGGAGAAATGGGCGAGAAATTACTAAATGAGTGCGCAAAATCAATGCCTATACTATATGCTACAAACATGAGTCTTGGCGTTGCTGTTTTAAACTCACTTGCCGCGCTTGCTTCAAAGGCGCTTCGTGATTTTGATATTGAAATTTGCGAGATGCACCACAGACACAAAAAAGACGCACCAAGTGGCACAGCACTTACGTTAGCAACAAGCGTAGCAAAAGCGCGCGAACTTGATATAAACAAAGTTCGAGTAAGTGGACGAGATGGTATGATAGGAGCTAGAAGCAAAGATGAAATCGCCGTGATGTCTTTGCGAGGTGGCGATATCGTTGGTCGTCATACGGTCGGCTTTTATAACGATGGCGAGTTTATCGAGCTAAATCACACCGCAACAAGCAGAGCAACCTTTGCAAATGGCGCTATAAAAGCTGCTGTTTGGGTAGTAGGACAAAAACCTGCGCTTTATTCTATAAATGATTGTTTAGGGCTTTAAAATGTGCGCTGTAGTAGGAGTTATAAATTCAAAAGAGGCATCAAAAACTGCGTATTACGGGCTGTTTTCGATGCAACATCGTGGACAAGAAGCAAGTGGAATTAGCGTTAGTAACAACCATCATATCACAACTTTGAAAAAACAAGGTTTGGTTACTGATGTTTTTAGCAAAGAGGACATTATAAATTTAAAAGGCGATATGGCTATCGGACACAATCGTTACAGCACCGCTGGAAATGACTCTGTTAGGGACGCTCAACCAGTTACTGCAAACTACGCTTTAGGCGAAATCGCAATCGTTCATAATGGAAATTTGGTTAATAAAAACGAAGTTAGAGAGCGCCTTATCGATGAGGGTGCGATATTTCAGTCAAATATGGACACAGAAAACATCCTTCATCTTATCGCGCGCAGTAAAAAAGAGCATTTGCAAGAACGAATCGTTGAGGCAGTTAGCCAGATAGTTGGAGCTTACTGCTTGCTTATAATGAGTCGTTCAAAAATCTTTGCTTTGCGTGATAGATACGGTGTCAGACCACTTAGTATTGGTGTTTTACCAGATGGCGGATATATCATAGCTAGCGAAACATGTGCTTTTGACTTAGTTGGCGCTAGTTTTTTAAGAGATGTAGCACCAGGCGAGATGATAATCTTTGAAGAGGGTTGTAAAGAGTTTAAAAGTGTGCAACTTTTTAAAGAGCAAGATCCGCGAATTTGCGCGTTTGAGTATATTTATTTCGCGCGTCCAGATAGCATAGTAGAAGGTAAAAATGTCTATACAACAAGGGTTGAACTTGGAAAAACGCTAGCGAAAAAGAGCAAAATCGAAGCTGATTTTGTCGTGCCAGTGCCTGATAGTGGCGTTCCAGCCGCACTTGGTTATGCAAGACAAAGCGGAATTCCTTTTGAGATGGCGATAGTTCGCAACCACTATGTAGGGCGGACTTTTATAGAGCCAACGCAAGAGATGAGAGATTTAAAAGTAAAATTAAAGCTAAACCCTATGAGTAGCGTTTTAGATGGTAAAAAAATCGTTGTGATTGATGATAGTATCGTGCGTGGAACGACATCTAAAAAAATCGTAGCTTTGCTTAGACAAGCAGGAGCTAAAGAAATTCACATGCGAATAGCAGCTCCAGAGATAAAATATCCCGATCTTTACGGAATAGATACACCAA
It encodes:
- a CDS encoding transporter substrate-binding domain-containing protein, with protein sequence MNKIFLVCALFLTFSFANTLDDIRKAGVVRIGVATGWAPFSKQNEDGSFEGFEILFAKELANSIFEGSSGKVEFVGMSVAQRIGALEQNKVDMVIWGFTMTPERRAVIDFSTPYFSMNLAVLTKKGDKVTNLSDIRDKKIAAVKGGVPEEYFSNKGYNMVSCAAEKDCYRMLKEGKVDAYADDNLIVFIYPLIDEEVEVNIKSVGSTYFFGIGVQKGNDSLRKFLDQNLIRLSKDGFFKKAYAETFEPFYKGTVDRKYFLLDDLYSFL
- a CDS encoding substrate-binding periplasmic protein, translating into MNKIFKIFALSVFLLSSAWAKVYTVGIDYYPPINYTDDKGNPTGYEIELLEALSKEIGFKYKIESMKFSELPAAIVSGKVDFAIAFITITDSRKAWLDFTEPYFDAKMIAYKRTDDKSITKMSNLSGKTIAVVTDSSTAVNIAKSIPDANILITHNNLARAVEALKTKKADALIIESVHTPAVIYNKYLGHKQKDISIMEKYKNIELKKIESFDDDGEAIAFKKGENEELRKKMSEAIAKFKADGTLQRLAFKYIVVGH
- the purF gene encoding amidophosphoribosyltransferase, with product MCAVVGVINSKEASKTAYYGLFSMQHRGQEASGISVSNNHHITTLKKQGLVTDVFSKEDIINLKGDMAIGHNRYSTAGNDSVRDAQPVTANYALGEIAIVHNGNLVNKNEVRERLIDEGAIFQSNMDTENILHLIARSKKEHLQERIVEAVSQIVGAYCLLIMSRSKIFALRDRYGVRPLSIGVLPDGGYIIASETCAFDLVGASFLRDVAPGEMIIFEEGCKEFKSVQLFKEQDPRICAFEYIYFARPDSIVEGKNVYTTRVELGKTLAKKSKIEADFVVPVPDSGVPAALGYARQSGIPFEMAIVRNHYVGRTFIEPTQEMRDLKVKLKLNPMSSVLDGKKIVVIDDSIVRGTTSKKIVALLRQAGAKEIHMRIAAPEIKYPDLYGIDTPTVAELISANKSCEEVREYIGADSLEFLSVDELTHSLGDERKYSLVSFDGNYFID
- the dapB gene encoding 4-hydroxy-tetrahydrodipicolinate reductase, with the translated sequence MINIGIHGGSGKMGKMIYECLKISQVAKASVIYTIEPLDFTPECVVTDSLDELFKNCDVVVDFTIANGAITLLEFAKAHPKPIVMGTTGLGEMGEKLLNECAKSMPILYATNMSLGVAVLNSLAALASKALRDFDIEICEMHHRHKKDAPSGTALTLATSVAKARELDINKVRVSGRDGMIGARSKDEIAVMSLRGGDIVGRHTVGFYNDGEFIELNHTATSRATFANGAIKAAVWVVGQKPALYSINDCLGL